A window of the Herpetosiphon gulosus genome harbors these coding sequences:
- a CDS encoding tetratricopeptide repeat protein, which yields MQVDAGVPTLQILSVIPAVLSVPWELLHDDFGFLNQRRINPVAIYRTVSSVRAKIAAQQFAMPLRVVVVVARPDDQNFLDPRSSAQTIFNQLQHLEQTEKLKPGMIELEFLRPPTYDQLARRLQDATKPVHMLHFDGHGGFPKIQSTSTLYKSANVPQGVLSFEKADYQVDNVKASRFAELLNGAGVRLVLLDACQTSVMDTSASDDAEYQRQQALSSVATQLLTAGVPAVVAMSASVIVPTTALFFGELYGLIAEGQPVPVALERARQALQSQPVRLHLARNAEQELDPISLADWWLPHFYQQAAINLTPTGKPARPKPTKLSGFVENPHQRPFVGRAKELLQLERALLKGKIALLYGFGGIGKTRLASEAAAWLTQTKLYQGALLLSFEHGGSQIALLSAIARHYELPETDSHDLQAALKRFKPHLRKKPLLIIADNLESILPNAGNVELNVLEAQERQALWDCVLGLRQAGAGIILTCRDYDLRDSRLQQGQYTSVIAMRGLDAPAAYSFATALLNDLAIDRRRAPKLQLSSLLARLDHHPLAMGLTLRALRDPNLRIEQLLSDYSSALAQFTDETSPNQRHSSLEASLSYSLQRLSPDQREWLTRLTPFEGGASEDDLLAITEIPAEQWPQLCAALEHAALIMPVAIQGIAIPFLRFHPTLTPYLRQQHPANTELEQRFAVRYYQLSRYCYQQDRQNPQAVRSLVRYELPNLQRAIQGLLSLKEIPAAVDMANTLNYFYDFFGMQRERNLLNQQLAQYVVVNQQLSEAEYLHESELGEAEFAQGRYDAALQHFGRLLARIEQQPADQPRGVGSYQHCLTLTRIGRCIQALGQPAQAQGFHQQALSMIEHLLSQQSDDKMYLGQKSALLNEIANYHRDQGQFVEAQRCYDQALAIAKQIGNERNQAVILEFLGTLALKQRPYAEATQKYDAALVIYQRLNEPSAEAIIYHQLGRVAQEQQDWPNAEQYYRQSLAIKENLRDSLGTARTCNHLAIVTASAGKPSEAEGWLQRALQTPDLPAFEKAAMLNNLADLIADQIQIGTWPSSRLAEAQGYAEQALSLMQTIDSAIAEVWKIFILLAKLADLAGQAAQAADYLQQARISFAAHAANRWHIDQQHGKLIAAIVAASQGNQQARSAVEQEFPKMQQGDWSKIPAIIQRIWAGERDWHSLCAELDLQDSLLILRVLEELEANSEGKSQKAEKPVAKPKDKSQKDKG from the coding sequence ATGCAGGTTGATGCTGGCGTACCAACCTTACAAATTTTAAGCGTGATTCCCGCCGTGTTGAGCGTGCCATGGGAGTTGCTCCACGATGATTTTGGCTTTTTGAACCAACGGCGAATCAATCCTGTCGCGATCTATCGCACCGTTTCCAGCGTTCGCGCAAAAATTGCCGCTCAGCAATTTGCCATGCCTTTGCGGGTGGTGGTAGTTGTGGCGCGGCCTGATGATCAAAATTTTCTCGATCCGCGCAGCTCAGCCCAAACCATTTTTAACCAATTACAACACTTAGAACAAACTGAAAAACTCAAGCCTGGCATGATCGAGCTGGAGTTTTTGCGCCCACCAACCTACGATCAATTGGCGCGGCGCTTGCAAGATGCCACAAAACCTGTGCATATGTTGCATTTCGATGGCCATGGCGGCTTTCCCAAAATCCAGTCAACCAGCACGCTCTATAAATCGGCCAACGTGCCACAAGGGGTCTTATCGTTCGAAAAAGCCGATTATCAAGTTGATAATGTCAAGGCCAGCCGCTTTGCTGAGTTGTTGAACGGCGCTGGCGTGCGTTTGGTCTTGTTGGATGCCTGCCAAACAAGCGTTATGGATACCAGCGCCAGCGACGATGCCGAGTATCAACGCCAACAGGCTTTGAGCAGTGTGGCAACCCAGTTGTTGACGGCGGGCGTGCCTGCGGTGGTGGCGATGAGTGCCAGCGTGATTGTGCCGACCACGGCGCTCTTTTTTGGCGAATTATATGGCCTGATCGCTGAGGGCCAGCCTGTGCCCGTGGCCTTGGAGCGAGCACGCCAAGCCTTGCAAAGCCAGCCTGTGCGCCTGCACCTCGCCCGCAACGCCGAACAAGAACTTGATCCAATTAGCTTGGCCGATTGGTGGTTGCCACATTTTTATCAGCAAGCAGCGATCAACCTCACGCCAACGGGCAAGCCAGCGCGACCCAAGCCGACCAAACTTTCGGGCTTTGTCGAAAACCCGCATCAACGCCCGTTTGTTGGTCGCGCCAAGGAGCTGTTGCAGCTTGAACGGGCTTTGCTCAAGGGCAAAATTGCCTTGTTGTATGGCTTTGGCGGCATTGGCAAAACCCGCTTAGCCAGCGAAGCCGCCGCATGGCTAACCCAAACCAAGCTCTATCAAGGCGCATTGTTGCTGTCGTTTGAACATGGCGGCAGCCAAATTGCCCTACTCAGCGCGATTGCCCGCCATTATGAATTACCCGAAACCGATTCGCACGATCTGCAAGCAGCCTTAAAGCGCTTCAAGCCACACCTACGCAAAAAGCCATTGCTAATTATTGCTGATAATTTGGAGAGCATTTTGCCCAATGCGGGCAATGTTGAGCTGAATGTATTGGAAGCCCAAGAACGTCAAGCCTTGTGGGATTGTGTACTGGGCTTGCGGCAAGCAGGTGCAGGCATCATTTTGACCTGCCGTGATTATGATTTGCGCGATAGTCGCTTGCAGCAAGGCCAATATACTAGTGTGATTGCCATGCGCGGCTTGGATGCACCCGCAGCCTATAGCTTTGCCACGGCCTTGCTCAACGATCTGGCGATTGATCGACGGCGTGCGCCAAAATTGCAATTAAGCAGCCTGTTGGCACGGCTCGATCATCACCCACTAGCCATGGGCTTGACCCTACGCGCCTTACGCGACCCCAATTTGCGCATCGAGCAACTGCTGAGCGACTATAGCAGCGCCTTAGCCCAATTCACCGATGAAACCAGCCCCAACCAACGCCATAGCTCGCTCGAAGCCTCGCTCAGCTACTCGCTGCAACGGCTCAGCCCTGACCAACGCGAGTGGCTAACGCGGCTCACGCCATTTGAAGGCGGCGCAAGTGAAGACGATCTTTTGGCAATTACGGAAATTCCAGCTGAACAATGGCCTCAACTCTGCGCTGCTTTAGAGCATGCGGCATTAATTATGCCTGTAGCAATTCAAGGTATTGCGATACCATTTTTGCGTTTTCACCCAACCCTCACGCCCTATTTACGCCAGCAGCACCCTGCCAATACGGAATTGGAGCAACGCTTCGCCGTGCGTTATTACCAGTTATCAAGATATTGTTATCAGCAAGATCGCCAAAACCCACAAGCAGTTCGCAGCTTGGTGCGCTATGAACTGCCCAACCTGCAACGGGCAATCCAAGGGTTGTTAAGCCTCAAGGAGATTCCTGCGGCGGTGGATATGGCTAATACGCTGAATTACTTCTACGATTTCTTTGGCATGCAACGTGAGCGCAATCTGCTTAATCAACAGCTTGCCCAGTATGTGGTAGTGAATCAGCAACTTTCGGAAGCCGAATATCTGCATGAATCAGAGCTTGGCGAGGCGGAATTTGCCCAAGGTCGTTACGATGCAGCACTCCAGCATTTTGGGCGACTTTTAGCGCGGATCGAGCAACAGCCAGCCGATCAGCCGCGTGGCGTTGGTTCGTATCAGCATTGTCTAACGCTTACCCGCATTGGGCGTTGTATCCAAGCCTTAGGCCAACCGGCTCAAGCGCAAGGGTTCCATCAGCAAGCCTTGAGCATGATTGAGCACTTGCTCAGCCAACAATCAGATGACAAGATGTATCTTGGGCAGAAATCAGCGTTATTGAATGAGATTGCCAATTACCACCGCGATCAAGGCCAATTTGTCGAGGCTCAGCGTTGCTATGATCAAGCCCTCGCGATTGCAAAACAAATTGGTAATGAACGCAATCAAGCGGTAATTTTAGAGTTCCTTGGGACATTAGCATTGAAACAACGTCCGTATGCTGAAGCTACACAAAAATATGATGCAGCCTTGGTAATCTATCAGCGGTTAAACGAGCCAAGTGCCGAAGCAATTATCTACCATCAACTGGGCAGAGTTGCCCAAGAGCAACAAGATTGGCCAAACGCCGAACAATACTACCGCCAGAGCCTTGCGATCAAAGAAAATTTGCGCGATAGCCTTGGGACAGCGCGAACCTGCAATCACTTGGCAATTGTGACCGCATCAGCAGGCAAGCCAAGCGAGGCCGAGGGTTGGCTTCAACGGGCATTACAAACCCCCGATCTGCCAGCATTTGAGAAAGCCGCAATGCTCAATAATCTCGCTGATCTGATTGCCGACCAAATTCAAATCGGTACTTGGCCGTCTAGCCGCTTGGCCGAAGCCCAAGGCTATGCTGAACAAGCCTTATCACTTATGCAAACGATCGATTCTGCCATCGCTGAGGTATGGAAAATATTTATTTTACTTGCCAAATTAGCCGATTTAGCAGGCCAAGCAGCGCAAGCAGCAGACTATCTCCAGCAAGCACGCATTTCCTTTGCAGCCCACGCCGCCAATCGCTGGCATATCGATCAACAACATGGAAAGTTGATCGCAGCCATTGTCGCGGCAAGCCAAGGCAATCAACAGGCCCGATCTGCGGTTGAGCAAGAATTTCCCAAGATGCAGCAAGGCGATTGGAGCAAAATACCAGCAATCATTCAGCGGATCTGGGCAGGCGAACGCGATTGGCATTCATTATGTGCTGAGCTTGATCTCCAAGATTCATTGTTGATCTTACGGGTGCTTGAGGAGCTGGAAGCCAATTCAGAAGGCAAAAGTCAAAAGGCCGAAAAGCCAGTGGCAAAACCCAAAGATAAGAGTCAAAAGGATAAGGGGTAG